The genomic window AATCTTTTTCTTGAACATTTTCTTTATTAAAATTTTCAATATACCCTTCAAAACTAACTATTTTATACCAAGAAGTAAACTTCTTATACTTTTTTATAAAATAGTTAAAATACTTCTGTGAAAAGTTTTCTAATACTGAATCATCAAATTCTACATAATTAATTCCTGTATCGTAGGATACCTCACTATCTTCTAAAATTTTTACAACCCCTACGATTCCAGCATTATATAACCAATCCGATAATTCTAATCTTATCTTACCTATGATTCTCACCTCCTACCCTATAATGTCTATCATTCCAAATCCTTGACCACGCTTAAATCCCACGCCTAACATATATATATCATTGAGATCATTTACATCACCTTCAAGTTGAAAGATTCCAGCATAGGCATTTACATAGAAAATTGTTTTTTTAGTATTTTCTCTAAATACTCTAATATCTTCTTTTACAACTCTTTTCTTCATATTTATTTGTTTGAATTTTAAAACCTCTTTTAATCCATATCCCCTATAATTTTTCAAAGTTTTATTAGCTATATAATTTAGTTCCTTCTCATAATTTTCATCATTGATTTCTAATGCCTTATGATTTTTATCTTGAATAAATATTGGTGATAAAGTATTAAATGTCACTGCATTACTGGTTACTTCCTTTTCTTTAACTAGATTAATTCTCACTTTGTTAAGAGTAAACTCATTCTTATACTTAAATTCATTAATCTTCAATAACCCATTATACAAATTCACCATAAAGCTATAATCTGGAGAGGATATATTAAAAATCACCCTGTCTTTTATAACAAAAACATCTTCCTTCTTTTCAAAA from Clostridium sp. MB40-C1 includes these protein-coding regions:
- the cas6 gene encoding CRISPR-associated endoribonuclease Cas6, translated to MRMSVEYKTDKFPLMNQMLGVSLIKQAIKEVDEEYYNKLYLYNENKANKQTKNFCFSFFMKDFEKKEDVFVIKDRVIFNISSPDYSFMVNLYNGLLKINEFKYKNEFTLNKVRINLVKEKEVTSNAVTFNTLSPIFIQDKNHKALEINDENYEKELNYIANKTLKNYRGYGLKEVLKFKQINMKKRVVKEDIRVFRENTKKTIFYVNAYAGIFQLEGDVNDLNDIYMLGVGFKRGQGFGMIDIIG